Genomic segment of Gammaproteobacteria bacterium:
GTCTGCACGAGTTCGTGGGCGATTGTAACGATACGGCGCGCTAAAGGACAGCGCTATCCGTCGTGTAGCGCTGCCTGCGTCCCCATGGCGCCCCTGCACGGCGCGCCTTGCGAGCGCATCTCCAGGGCGGCGGGGTGCCCGTAGCGGGCGGCGGTGTTCAGCGCTTCCGGCTGCCGCCGCGGGAAGGGCGTCGCGCCCGTTGCGGGGACTTGCCGAAGGGCCAGGGCCGTTCCTCGGTCTGGTAGGTGACGTAGCGCAGGATCTGCTCGGCGTAGCTGCTGGCGCGCTCGCTAAGTTCCAGCAATTGCGGGTTGATTTTGCCCACTAGCAGCTGGGCCAGAAATTGGAACAAAACCAGGATCCAGATCAGCCAGGCGAAACAGAAATAGAACAATA
This window contains:
- a CDS encoding DUF4389 domain-containing protein produces the protein MAEDKEQKSTPQGRKAEHTPPGTEKARDADSGKKTAAAAKKPPPAWLTAMTNRLGSWAHWQRGLFMLGFGILFYFCFAWLIWILVLFQFLAQLLVGKINPQLLELSERASSYAEQILRYVTYQTEERPWPFGKSPQRARRPSRGGSRKR